A single window of Salmo salar chromosome ssa21, Ssal_v3.1, whole genome shotgun sequence DNA harbors:
- the sec22a gene encoding vesicle-trafficking protein SEC22a isoform X2, whose amino-acid sequence MMSMVLFASVVRVVDGLPLSASTDYEQDKGLQETKKQVKALSKKLSQFPDRCTLKAGQYNINFTSSLGVGYLMVCTENYPNVLAFCFLDELQREFIVTYDAKRVNSAVRPYSFIELDNFIQKTKQRFNSPRSLSTKINLADMQTEIKLRPPYQLSPEDLGSINGFSYHTPSKYKGITPSQQLDPVTLPGIVSCVLSILCGGLNLLRGVHAIESTIQNDDEDFNYVIAFFLGTAACLYQCSLFAYFSVWRNSKSFLALALICLSNMYLYELRNVWQILFHVTVGAFMTLQIRLRQPQGKAPDYNV is encoded by the exons atgATGTCAATGGTCTTGTTTGCCTCTGTGGTGCGGGTGGTGGACGGTCTACCCCTGTCTGCCTCCACAGACTACGAGCAGGACAAAGGCCTTCAGGAAACCAAGAAGCAAGTCAAAGCACTGTCCAAGAAACTCAGCCAGTTCCCTGACCGGTGCACTCTGAAGGCTGGACAGTACAATATCAA tttcACCAGCAGTCTGGGTGTGGGTTATCTGATGGTTTGTACAGAGAACTACCCCAACGTCCTGGCCTTCTGtttcctggatgagctgcagagGGAGTTCATCGTAACGTACGACGCCAAGCGTGTCAATAGCGCTGTGAGGCCGTACTCTTTCATCGAGTTGG ACAACTTCATCCAGAAGACGAAGCAGCGCTTCAACAGCCCCCGCTCTCTGTCCACTAAGATCAACCTGGCCGACATGCAAACAGAGATCAAGCTTCGACCGCCCTACCAGCTGTCCCCTGAGGACCTAGGATCCATCAACGGCTTCTCATACCACACCCCCTCCAAGTACAAGGGCATAA CTCCCAGCCAACAGCTTGATCCTGTGACTCTACCTGGCATCGTCTCCTGTGTGCTGAGCATCCTCTGTGGAGGCCTCAATCTACTCCGAGGGGTTCATGCTATAGAGAGCACCATACAG AACGACGACGAAGACTTTAATTACGTGATTGCCTTTTTCCTGGGCACAGCAGCCTGTCTGTATCAG TGTTCCCTGTTTGCGTACTTCTCTGTGTGGAGGAACAGTAAGTCGTTCCTGGCCTTGGCCCTGATCTGTCTGTCCAACATGTACCTGTATGAGCTGAGGAACGTGTGGCAGATCCTCTTCCATGTGACTGTAGGGGCCTTCATGACACTACAGATCAGACTGAGGCAGCCGCAGGGCAAAGCTCCGGACTACAACGTCTGA
- the sec22a gene encoding vesicle-trafficking protein SEC22a isoform X1, which yields MELRFMIKVSSECVELASCMMSMVLFASVVRVVDGLPLSASTDYEQDKGLQETKKQVKALSKKLSQFPDRCTLKAGQYNINFTSSLGVGYLMVCTENYPNVLAFCFLDELQREFIVTYDAKRVNSAVRPYSFIELDNFIQKTKQRFNSPRSLSTKINLADMQTEIKLRPPYQLSPEDLGSINGFSYHTPSKYKGITPSQQLDPVTLPGIVSCVLSILCGGLNLLRGVHAIESTIQNDDEDFNYVIAFFLGTAACLYQCSLFAYFSVWRNSKSFLALALICLSNMYLYELRNVWQILFHVTVGAFMTLQIRLRQPQGKAPDYNV from the exons atggaactgagatTCATGATCAAG gtgtccagtgagtgtgtagagctagccagctgtatgATGTCAATGGTCTTGTTTGCCTCTGTGGTGCGGGTGGTGGACGGTCTACCCCTGTCTGCCTCCACAGACTACGAGCAGGACAAAGGCCTTCAGGAAACCAAGAAGCAAGTCAAAGCACTGTCCAAGAAACTCAGCCAGTTCCCTGACCGGTGCACTCTGAAGGCTGGACAGTACAATATCAA tttcACCAGCAGTCTGGGTGTGGGTTATCTGATGGTTTGTACAGAGAACTACCCCAACGTCCTGGCCTTCTGtttcctggatgagctgcagagGGAGTTCATCGTAACGTACGACGCCAAGCGTGTCAATAGCGCTGTGAGGCCGTACTCTTTCATCGAGTTGG ACAACTTCATCCAGAAGACGAAGCAGCGCTTCAACAGCCCCCGCTCTCTGTCCACTAAGATCAACCTGGCCGACATGCAAACAGAGATCAAGCTTCGACCGCCCTACCAGCTGTCCCCTGAGGACCTAGGATCCATCAACGGCTTCTCATACCACACCCCCTCCAAGTACAAGGGCATAA CTCCCAGCCAACAGCTTGATCCTGTGACTCTACCTGGCATCGTCTCCTGTGTGCTGAGCATCCTCTGTGGAGGCCTCAATCTACTCCGAGGGGTTCATGCTATAGAGAGCACCATACAG AACGACGACGAAGACTTTAATTACGTGATTGCCTTTTTCCTGGGCACAGCAGCCTGTCTGTATCAG TGTTCCCTGTTTGCGTACTTCTCTGTGTGGAGGAACAGTAAGTCGTTCCTGGCCTTGGCCCTGATCTGTCTGTCCAACATGTACCTGTATGAGCTGAGGAACGTGTGGCAGATCCTCTTCCATGTGACTGTAGGGGCCTTCATGACACTACAGATCAGACTGAGGCAGCCGCAGGGCAAAGCTCCGGACTACAACGTCTGA